From Hippea alviniae EP5-r, the proteins below share one genomic window:
- a CDS encoding ABC transporter ATP-binding protein, whose translation MSKEMLKRLLKYLKPYIKRLIFSFFCMLAVGALSGLAAYLIKPALDDIFISKNEKMLYLLPIAIMLTYAFKGLFTYLQGYQTHYIAEKVLFNIRNELFDHLVYLPTSFFDKFHTGELMSRILNDTEQVQNSIANVIPNTVREFFTLIGLLVVLYVNNWKLAFLATVVFPLAAYPVIYFGKKMKKIGKRRQISIADLTTKIQESLTNIRLIKAFAKERDEAKDFELKSDNLLKIKLEAIRIDEATSPLMEVIGAVGVALLIWIGGYIVLKGYLTVGGFFSFMAALFMLYKPFKTLAKANNQISTSVASVERIFEIMDMEKEKISEGKPFEGVKESIKFDHVYFSYSNDPNKMVLKDINLTIPAKSVVALVGESGGGKSTILELIPRFYEPTKGKILIDGMDIREFDLRSLRRKIAIVSQRIFLFNRTVKENIAYGRDDLTDEQIIQAAKDAYAHDFIMRLKNGYDTNLGEQGVILSGGERQRIAIARAIVKDPDILILDEATSALDLESEQIVQKALNNLMKNRTVIMAAHRISTAMTADKIVVMRNGEILAEGKHDYLLKNCEYYRKLFKLQTNDLAI comes from the coding sequence ATGAGCAAAGAGATGTTAAAAAGATTACTAAAATACTTAAAGCCATACATAAAAAGGCTAATATTCTCGTTCTTCTGCATGCTTGCAGTCGGTGCGCTCTCTGGACTTGCAGCTTATCTAATAAAACCTGCATTAGACGATATATTTATCTCAAAAAACGAAAAGATGCTTTACCTTTTACCAATAGCAATCATGCTAACCTATGCCTTTAAAGGACTTTTTACCTATCTTCAGGGATACCAGACCCATTACATAGCAGAAAAGGTGCTTTTCAATATAAGAAACGAGCTGTTTGACCATCTTGTATATCTTCCCACAAGCTTTTTTGATAAGTTCCACACAGGCGAACTAATGTCAAGAATCTTAAACGATACAGAACAGGTGCAAAACAGTATTGCCAATGTTATACCGAATACCGTCAGAGAGTTTTTTACCCTTATTGGTCTGCTTGTCGTTTTGTATGTAAACAATTGGAAACTTGCATTTCTTGCAACTGTCGTCTTTCCTTTGGCAGCATATCCCGTTATTTATTTTGGTAAAAAGATGAAAAAAATCGGAAAAAGAAGACAAATCTCTATTGCCGATTTAACGACAAAAATACAGGAGTCCTTAACGAACATAAGGCTAATAAAGGCATTTGCAAAAGAAAGAGACGAAGCAAAGGATTTTGAATTAAAAAGTGATAATCTCCTAAAGATAAAACTTGAAGCGATAAGAATAGATGAAGCAACAAGCCCTTTAATGGAAGTGATAGGAGCTGTTGGTGTTGCCCTTCTAATCTGGATAGGTGGATATATTGTTTTAAAGGGCTATTTGACTGTCGGCGGATTCTTCTCTTTCATGGCAGCACTATTTATGCTTTACAAACCGTTCAAAACACTTGCAAAGGCAAACAATCAGATAAGCACATCTGTTGCATCAGTTGAGAGAATTTTTGAAATTATGGACATGGAAAAGGAGAAAATCTCAGAAGGAAAGCCGTTTGAAGGCGTAAAGGAGTCAATCAAGTTTGACCATGTCTATTTCTCATACTCAAACGACCCAAATAAGATGGTGCTTAAAGATATAAACCTAACAATTCCTGCAAAGTCCGTTGTTGCTTTAGTTGGTGAAAGTGGCGGCGGAAAATCAACAATCTTAGAGCTTATACCAAGATTCTATGAGCCAACAAAAGGCAAAATCCTGATAGATGGCATGGACATAAGAGAGTTTGATTTAAGAAGTCTAAGAAGAAAGATAGCCATAGTCTCTCAACGCATATTTCTGTTTAACAGAACGGTAAAAGAGAACATAGCCTATGGGCGAGATGACCTAACCGATGAACAGATTATTCAAGCTGCAAAAGACGCATACGCACACGATTTTATAATGAGACTAAAAAACGGATATGATACGAATTTAGGAGAGCAGGGAGTAATTCTATCCGGTGGTGAAAGACAAAGAATAGCCATCGCACGAGCCATCGTAAAAGACCCAGACATTCTCATACTTGATGAAGCAACAAGCGCATTAGACTTAGAAAGCGAACAGATTGTCCAAAAAGCCCTAAACAACCTAATGAAAAACAGAACAGTAATAATGGCAGCTCACAGAATATCAACGGCAATGACAGCAGATAAAATTGTTGTTATGAGAAATGGTGAAATCTTAGCAGAAGGAAAACACGACTATCTGCTCAAAAACTGCGAATATTACAGAAAGCTGTTTAAACTGCAGACAAATGATTTGGCTATATAA
- a CDS encoding lysophospholipid acyltransferase family protein codes for MGSFINFVRLALLSFSYSVKHKKIDEGVIREWVDDVLRKYHITVECKGEFDAEKSVIMANHSSYFDILALYKCIKSKLLWVAKKELFGYPVIGKALKGIGAVGVNRKDDKEAAIALMRVLKNFKSGAVVVFPQGTRKNRNAFKKGGILIAKKKNIPILPIKIVGSESIMPVGKLELNSGSVIVKAFEKIDVSRLESDEIERVVRSKIYD; via the coding sequence ATGGGTAGTTTTATCAATTTTGTTAGGCTTGCTCTGTTGAGTTTCTCTTATAGTGTTAAGCATAAAAAAATAGATGAAGGTGTGATAAGAGAGTGGGTTGATGATGTGCTTAGAAAATATCATATAACCGTTGAGTGTAAAGGCGAGTTTGATGCTGAAAAATCTGTTATAATGGCAAATCACAGCAGTTATTTTGACATACTTGCCCTGTATAAGTGCATAAAATCTAAGCTACTTTGGGTGGCTAAAAAAGAGCTTTTTGGTTATCCGGTAATAGGCAAGGCGTTAAAAGGCATCGGTGCTGTTGGTGTCAACAGAAAAGATGATAAAGAAGCGGCGATTGCTTTGATGAGAGTGCTAAAGAACTTCAAAAGCGGTGCTGTTGTCGTTTTTCCGCAAGGGACAAGAAAAAACAGGAATGCATTTAAAAAGGGTGGAATCCTTATAGCAAAGAAGAAAAACATTCCTATACTGCCTATAAAAATAGTTGGAAGTGAATCTATTATGCCTGTTGGTAAGCTTGAGCTGAATAGTGGAAGCGTTATAGTTAAGGCTTTTGAAAAGATAGATGTAAGTAGGCTTGAGAGTGATGAGATTGAAAGAGTTGTTAGGTCTAAAATATACGATTAG
- a CDS encoding septal ring lytic transglycosylase RlpA family protein yields MRLKELLGLKYTIRAFIFFVFAFLLSSCSVLRSSVYTGGYYPYRVLKSVPKGYTQIGIASWYGPKFQGRRTANGEIYNMYAHTAASKTLPFNTIVKVINLNNGRSTIVRINDRGPFVKNRIIDLSYAAAKDIGMIGTGTAPVKVIVLGSAPSVTMFKNSATIKRPKVEQLDKITIDTNIDVNIGDFAVQVGSFRSLLNALRLKDRLSKSLSDVYIQRKIVNGIVFYRVLVGDFDTKEEAERFALNAVASIVGSYCIVKK; encoded by the coding sequence ATGAGATTGAAAGAGTTGTTAGGTCTAAAATATACGATTAGAGCGTTTATTTTTTTTGTATTTGCGTTTTTGCTCTCGTCGTGCTCTGTTTTGAGAAGTAGTGTCTATACGGGTGGTTATTATCCTTATCGTGTTTTAAAGAGCGTGCCTAAGGGTTATACTCAAATAGGTATAGCTTCTTGGTATGGGCCTAAATTTCAGGGCAGAAGAACGGCAAATGGTGAAATTTACAATATGTATGCTCATACTGCTGCAAGTAAAACCTTGCCGTTTAATACGATTGTCAAGGTTATAAACCTAAACAACGGCAGGTCAACAATTGTAAGAATAAACGATAGAGGACCCTTCGTAAAGAACAGGATAATTGACCTATCTTATGCTGCTGCTAAGGATATAGGTATGATAGGAACAGGCACAGCACCAGTTAAGGTTATAGTGCTTGGCAGTGCACCATCTGTTACTATGTTCAAAAACAGTGCAACTATTAAAAGGCCTAAGGTTGAACAACTTGATAAGATAACGATTGATACAAATATTGATGTCAATATCGGTGATTTTGCCGTTCAGGTTGGCTCGTTTAGAAGTCTTCTTAATGCTTTAAGACTTAAAGATAGGCTTTCGAAGAGCTTGAGTGATGTTTATATACAAAGGAAGATTGTAAACGGGATAGTGTTTTACAGGGTGCTTGTTGGAGATTTTGATACGAAGGAAGAAGCAGAGAGATTTGCTCTAAATGCCGTTGCTTCCATCGTGGGTAGTTATTGTATAGTTAAGAAATGA
- a CDS encoding sensor histidine kinase produces MDEKFKTLQVMFEAVLNTSRKLEKSYAQLKRKFEVLEDKLERNRRYLENILKSIDSGVCSIDKNGFITVFNRKACLVFATKEGKVKGKHIGEIFAIEELVEKSACEVVEYFRSESRIELSVRGDKKILSLSASLIFDEDKEDGAVVVFSDITQVERLKEENEKKEKLAIIGQMAASIAHDIKNPLASIELLVPLLDDGSKKEIVDNIMMSIKRINNIVNNTLLFTKTVNYVPEKFSSLDFAKEVEFEVYAQIKNSEIEFEKHIEEFDMVSDRNLLKSAVVNVLANALDFAKNRVSFNVFRRDKKAVFEISDDGCGIDDVDKIFEPFYTNKKNGTGLGLAIVKQAVEILDGNLEIETEKGKGTTFRIVV; encoded by the coding sequence ATGGATGAGAAATTTAAAACCTTGCAGGTGATGTTTGAAGCCGTTTTAAATACAAGCCGCAAGTTAGAAAAATCCTATGCTCAACTGAAGAGAAAATTTGAAGTATTAGAAGACAAGTTAGAAAGAAACAGGCGCTATTTGGAGAATATTCTAAAAAGCATAGATAGTGGCGTATGTTCTATAGATAAAAATGGCTTTATAACGGTGTTTAACAGAAAAGCCTGTTTAGTTTTTGCGACAAAAGAAGGCAAAGTCAAGGGAAAACATATTGGTGAGATTTTTGCTATAGAAGAACTTGTAGAAAAGAGTGCCTGCGAAGTTGTTGAGTATTTTAGAAGTGAAAGTCGTATTGAGTTGAGTGTGAGGGGGGATAAAAAGATTCTCAGCCTGTCTGCTTCTTTGATATTTGATGAAGATAAAGAAGATGGCGCTGTTGTCGTATTTAGCGACATAACGCAGGTTGAAAGGCTCAAAGAAGAGAACGAGAAAAAAGAGAAACTTGCGATTATTGGTCAAATGGCTGCATCTATTGCCCATGATATAAAAAATCCGCTTGCAAGCATTGAACTGCTTGTGCCACTGCTCGATGATGGCTCTAAGAAAGAGATTGTTGACAATATCATGATGAGTATAAAAAGGATAAATAATATCGTTAACAATACGCTTCTGTTTACAAAAACGGTCAACTATGTGCCTGAGAAGTTTTCCAGTTTAGATTTTGCTAAAGAAGTGGAGTTTGAAGTTTATGCTCAGATAAAGAACTCTGAGATTGAGTTTGAAAAGCACATCGAAGAGTTTGATATGGTTAGTGATAGAAATCTGCTTAAAAGTGCTGTTGTTAATGTTTTGGCTAATGCTTTGGATTTTGCAAAGAATAGGGTTTCTTTCAATGTGTTTAGAAGAGATAAAAAGGCTGTTTTTGAGATATCAGATGACGGCTGCGGTATAGATGATGTGGACAAAATTTTTGAGCCTTTTTACACGAATAAAAAGAATGGAACGGGTCTTGGGCTTGCAATAGTTAAACAGGCTGTTGAGATTTTGGATGGAAATCTTGAAATAGAGACAGAAAAAGGCAAAGGGACAACCTTTAGAATAGTTGTATAG
- a CDS encoding 3-deoxy-D-manno-octulosonic acid transferase produces MIWLYNFLLFILLIPALPLIFVKSLTNRRLRYKLTERFLPKSVDIEDYILIHTSSFGETKAVLKFSEELKKTTGLKILFSVFTDTAYELVKNKNVILMPLDLYPLYKKLFRTKPKLAIFFETEIWPSYLKYLKKHKIPAILINGRMSKRSFDRYKKFSFFFKGIINSFNLIIAKSKEDAKRFAYFNKNTIVCGNIKKYKAKQTFENAKKDLRIETTKPILVLASFHKEEIDLSVSIIDAFKERFFIILAPRHLEDIETFESRLKSNRIKYTKRTDKKTSTNILLLNTMGELEKAYSIAEISIVGGSFDEKLKGHNPIEPLIYNNLTITGPYMESFKEETEELINKGIIYQLKKESDYLNQIEEIINKKRKIETEDFFIGLRYILDCYLVHTLKAFREI; encoded by the coding sequence ATGATTTGGCTATATAATTTTTTGCTGTTTATACTCCTTATCCCTGCCCTACCGCTAATTTTTGTAAAATCTTTAACAAACAGGCGACTCAGATATAAGCTCACAGAAAGATTCCTGCCAAAATCGGTTGATATTGAAGATTACATACTCATTCACACATCAAGCTTTGGCGAAACGAAGGCCGTTCTTAAGTTTTCAGAAGAGCTTAAAAAAACAACTGGATTAAAAATACTTTTCAGCGTATTTACCGATACAGCCTACGAACTTGTAAAGAATAAAAATGTGATACTGATGCCACTTGATTTATATCCACTTTATAAAAAATTATTCAGAACAAAACCAAAACTTGCCATATTCTTTGAAACCGAAATTTGGCCATCTTACTTAAAATACCTAAAAAAGCATAAAATACCAGCCATTCTCATAAATGGACGCATGAGCAAAAGAAGTTTTGACAGATACAAAAAATTCTCTTTCTTTTTCAAAGGAATCATAAACAGCTTCAACCTTATAATTGCAAAATCCAAAGAAGATGCCAAAAGATTTGCCTACTTCAACAAAAACACGATTGTCTGCGGCAACATAAAAAAATACAAAGCAAAACAAACATTTGAAAATGCAAAAAAAGATTTAAGAATAGAGACAACAAAACCCATCCTTGTTCTTGCAAGCTTCCACAAAGAAGAGATAGATTTATCGGTAAGCATTATTGATGCCTTTAAAGAGAGATTCTTTATTATACTTGCACCGCGCCACTTAGAAGACATAGAGACTTTTGAGTCAAGACTAAAATCAAACAGGATAAAATACACAAAAAGAACAGATAAAAAAACTTCAACCAATATACTACTGCTTAACACAATGGGTGAGTTAGAAAAGGCATACAGTATTGCAGAAATATCCATCGTTGGCGGTAGTTTTGATGAAAAATTAAAAGGACACAACCCTATAGAACCATTGATTTACAATAACTTAACAATCACAGGCCCATACATGGAAAGTTTCAAAGAAGAGACAGAAGAACTTATAAACAAGGGCATTATTTATCAATTAAAAAAAGAAAGCGACTATCTTAATCAGATAGAAGAGATAATTAATAAAAAGAGAAAAATTGAGACTGAAGACTTCTTCATCGGTTTGAGATATATATTAGATTGTTATTTAGTTCATACATTAAAAGCATTTAGAGAGATTTAA
- the lpxK gene encoding tetraacyldisaccharide 4'-kinase: protein MNRVEAEKLQKRLKPLLIPFSLLYGAVVNIKEGYSKPKISFDSLKVISIGNITVGGSGKTPVAISLAERLMRYGKVCVITNIYPLKDKRAHVVSIDGNIFKKPPKVPDEAYMIAKKLPITVIASKNRIAALELAVSLKMDFAILDDALHITRLKKDIEICVFDDLNLNKKELYLPAGMIRNSKKLLKRCSFKICTQNKKTDECMKATVKPKGVFDHQNRPVEYKNRSAFVFCGIGNPNSFLKTIELCGIKIKGYQLFDDHHLYTDEEIEALKRKQKEIGAELLLTTLKDFVKLEDDEIVYLDIDLEIEKIDEIVKEIVQ from the coding sequence ATGAATCGGGTTGAAGCAGAAAAACTCCAAAAGAGATTAAAGCCACTGCTTATTCCATTTTCACTTTTATACGGTGCAGTTGTAAATATAAAAGAAGGATACTCAAAACCAAAGATAAGCTTTGATAGTTTAAAGGTAATAAGCATAGGCAACATAACTGTTGGTGGAAGCGGCAAAACACCCGTTGCAATCTCATTGGCAGAAAGATTGATGAGATACGGGAAGGTGTGTGTAATAACAAACATATACCCCTTAAAAGACAAAAGAGCTCATGTTGTATCGATAGATGGCAACATATTCAAAAAACCACCAAAAGTGCCAGATGAAGCATATATGATAGCCAAAAAGTTGCCTATAACCGTTATAGCTTCAAAAAACAGAATAGCCGCTTTAGAGCTTGCCGTATCGTTAAAGATGGACTTTGCAATTCTTGATGATGCACTTCACATAACAAGACTAAAAAAAGATATAGAGATATGCGTATTTGACGACTTGAATTTGAATAAAAAAGAACTCTATCTGCCCGCAGGTATGATAAGAAACTCAAAAAAACTTTTAAAAAGATGCTCGTTTAAGATATGCACGCAAAACAAAAAGACAGATGAGTGTATGAAAGCAACAGTAAAACCAAAAGGCGTATTCGACCATCAAAACAGACCCGTTGAGTATAAAAACAGGAGCGCATTCGTGTTTTGTGGCATAGGAAATCCTAACTCTTTTCTAAAAACCATAGAACTCTGCGGCATCAAGATAAAGGGTTATCAGCTCTTTGATGACCATCATCTATACACAGATGAAGAGATAGAAGCTTTAAAGAGAAAGCAAAAAGAGATAGGTGCAGAACTTTTACTGACAACGCTGAAGGATTTTGTTAAATTGGAAGATGATGAGATTGTCTATTTAGACATCGATTTAGAGATTGAAAAGATTGATGAGATTGTAAAGGAAATAGTGCAATGA
- a CDS encoding lysophospholipid acyltransferase family protein, whose protein sequence is MKFKATLIYLILKIYGSLCKIELDDSAIKNYDKPVIFAFWHEVILFTPLAYDKKRPLKILQSTHKDGILASMVINKFGLQTVWGSSNREPIKALKSMINELKNGYSIGITPDGPKGPPRKLKKGILELAYLTKSPIVPVVGEFSNYFRINSWDRMIIPKPFSKVKFTMREPIFIRSKKEFDEKAKLIEGILNESG, encoded by the coding sequence ATGAAATTCAAGGCAACCCTTATCTATCTGATTTTGAAGATTTACGGAAGTCTATGCAAAATAGAGTTAGATGACTCAGCTATAAAAAACTACGACAAACCCGTAATATTTGCATTCTGGCATGAAGTCATACTCTTTACTCCTTTGGCTTACGATAAAAAACGGCCATTGAAAATACTCCAAAGCACCCACAAAGACGGTATCTTGGCAAGCATGGTTATAAATAAATTCGGACTTCAAACAGTATGGGGCTCAAGCAACAGAGAACCAATAAAAGCCCTAAAAAGCATGATAAATGAGCTGAAAAACGGATACAGCATAGGAATAACGCCTGACGGACCTAAAGGTCCACCAAGAAAGTTAAAAAAAGGTATTCTTGAGCTTGCATATCTCACAAAATCGCCCATCGTTCCAGTCGTGGGTGAGTTCTCGAATTACTTTCGTATAAACAGCTGGGATAGGATGATAATCCCGAAACCATTTTCAAAAGTGAAATTTACAATGAGAGAACCGATATTTATACGCTCAAAAAAGGAGTTTGACGAGAAAGCAAAACTTATAGAAGGAATTTTGAATGAATCGGGTTGA
- a CDS encoding DEAD/DEAH box helicase: MNFSYLAYRVLSKKKSSIIVLKDNSEVERLAVAFDFFIKVFQLDVDVSMFFSYEIPPHSSIKPSDYIISERLKSIYKLINSSKRLLFITNINALLQPVISADDFLDSIETIKKSDTLNIDKLFKKLSRIGYKKVERVYELGEFSRRGSIVDIFSPFYDKPLRIDLFDDEVESIRLIYPQNQRTDRLLEEAVILPASEYRFEDDEYGYCLLKDGEFLSDYPFDGFYRLAFIDKRDVDNAYRLIELYKTDEIFAQKEKIEGFLDSFEFEDDAVVSRLFNDSIPMDEKIKLLKSAASSLRVVVSAGSLVRLNHLKEYFSTKGIDFKLLNSTPFENPNGIYLTDLYLYEGFKDKENRIAFVSFGDLFGRQEIALKRPKRKSRVYKEFEIDSKVVHKRYGIALFKGLKRIKIDRKEEDFFELEFAEQDKIYLPVYNADLLLEYHGSEQLSSLRNNKWQKTQENIKKSIKKILTELVSAYAKRQLSKREPYNVELFEIKEFEALFEYDETPDQARAIEEVKRDMSKDVPMDRLVCGDVSFGKTEVAARAIAIAVFNYKQAVFMVPTTLLSLQHYRTLQERFGNFPVRIALLNRFTTKKEKDEILNGLKNGEMDILIATHSVYSDAIEFANLGLVVVDEEHKFGVKVKEYLKTRYPNVDMLYLSATPIPRTLNMALNSILDISVIKTPPLERKPIETIISKRKLSLIRDAVLREIARDGRVYFVHNAIEDIEYVKEELDNILPFVRKAIVHAKMPKKQIKTVFEEFNQGKFEMLISTSIIESGLDIKSVDTIIIDDADRFGLSDLYQLRGRVGRSDRTAYAYLLYRGKITQNAAKRLQYMEEFFERGSGFHLALKDMELRGYGNILGKDQSGKIKSIGFSTYMSLIEEAISEIKNQPTKRDVEIKHTFSAFIPDEFASNDDKVDIYRRAAVIDSLQKLEEFEDELKDRFGSLPEEVKNLIYIVSLKIKAKDVFVKKLTLSPTGVIVEFYVDADIDTDELVKVVDEKKGRFLSQTSVYFGLLGKNLKTIKESLFEIFDRIKKATAL; this comes from the coding sequence ATGAACTTCTCCTACTTAGCCTATCGGGTTTTATCAAAGAAAAAGAGTTCCATAATTGTTTTGAAAGACAATAGCGAAGTTGAAAGACTTGCTGTGGCTTTTGACTTTTTTATTAAGGTTTTTCAGCTTGATGTTGATGTGAGCATGTTTTTCTCTTATGAGATTCCGCCACACTCTTCCATAAAACCTTCAGATTATATCATCTCAGAAAGGCTTAAATCTATCTATAAATTGATAAATTCGTCTAAAAGGCTTCTGTTTATTACAAACATAAATGCCCTTCTTCAGCCTGTTATATCTGCCGATGATTTTTTAGATAGCATCGAGACAATCAAAAAGAGTGATACGCTGAATATAGATAAGCTGTTTAAAAAACTTTCTCGTATTGGATATAAAAAGGTTGAGCGTGTCTATGAGTTGGGCGAGTTCTCAAGACGTGGCTCTATTGTTGATATCTTCTCTCCTTTTTACGATAAGCCTTTAAGGATTGATTTATTTGACGATGAAGTTGAGAGTATAAGATTGATATATCCGCAAAATCAAAGGACAGACAGATTACTTGAAGAAGCTGTAATTCTGCCTGCATCCGAATATAGGTTTGAAGATGATGAGTATGGATACTGCCTGCTTAAAGATGGAGAGTTTTTGAGCGATTATCCGTTTGATGGTTTTTACAGGCTTGCGTTTATTGACAAAAGGGATGTTGATAACGCTTACAGACTTATTGAGCTTTACAAGACAGATGAGATATTTGCTCAAAAAGAAAAAATAGAAGGATTTTTAGATAGCTTTGAGTTTGAAGATGATGCCGTTGTGTCAAGATTGTTTAACGATTCTATTCCTATGGATGAAAAAATAAAGCTTCTAAAGAGTGCTGCTTCTTCTTTAAGGGTTGTTGTCTCAGCAGGTTCTTTGGTTAGACTGAATCACCTAAAGGAGTATTTTTCAACGAAGGGTATAGATTTTAAGCTTTTAAATTCAACTCCTTTTGAAAATCCAAACGGCATATATCTGACAGATTTGTATCTGTATGAAGGTTTTAAAGATAAAGAGAATAGGATAGCTTTTGTCAGTTTTGGAGATTTATTTGGCAGACAGGAGATCGCATTAAAAAGGCCAAAAAGAAAGAGCAGGGTTTATAAAGAGTTTGAGATTGACAGTAAGGTTGTCCATAAAAGATACGGTATAGCTCTGTTTAAAGGCTTAAAAAGGATAAAGATAGACAGAAAGGAAGAAGATTTCTTTGAGCTTGAGTTTGCAGAGCAGGATAAGATTTATCTGCCCGTGTATAATGCTGACCTTCTTCTTGAGTATCACGGCTCAGAGCAGTTAAGCTCTTTAAGAAATAATAAATGGCAAAAGACACAGGAGAATATAAAGAAGTCGATAAAGAAGATACTGACTGAGCTTGTCAGTGCTTACGCAAAAAGGCAGCTTTCAAAGAGAGAGCCTTACAATGTCGAGCTGTTTGAGATAAAAGAGTTTGAAGCGTTGTTCGAATATGACGAGACGCCAGACCAGGCAAGGGCGATAGAAGAAGTAAAAAGGGATATGTCGAAAGATGTGCCTATGGATAGACTTGTTTGTGGTGATGTTTCTTTCGGTAAGACAGAAGTTGCAGCAAGGGCTATAGCTATAGCCGTTTTTAACTATAAACAGGCCGTGTTTATGGTTCCAACGACGCTACTTTCGCTTCAGCATTATAGAACACTACAAGAGAGATTTGGCAATTTTCCCGTTAGAATAGCGCTCTTAAATCGTTTTACGACAAAAAAGGAGAAAGACGAGATATTGAATGGCTTAAAGAACGGTGAGATGGATATACTCATAGCGACGCACTCTGTCTATTCGGATGCGATAGAGTTTGCCAATCTTGGTCTTGTTGTTGTTGATGAAGAGCATAAATTTGGTGTTAAGGTTAAAGAGTATCTAAAAACCAGATACCCAAATGTTGACATGCTCTATTTAAGTGCAACGCCTATTCCACGAACGCTTAATATGGCTTTGAATTCAATCTTAGATATAAGCGTTATAAAAACACCACCGCTTGAGAGAAAACCGATAGAGACGATAATCTCAAAAAGAAAACTCTCTCTGATTAGAGATGCCGTTCTAAGAGAGATAGCAAGGGATGGAAGGGTATATTTTGTTCACAATGCGATAGAAGATATAGAGTATGTAAAGGAAGAGCTTGATAACATTTTGCCGTTTGTAAGAAAGGCCATAGTTCATGCAAAGATGCCAAAAAAACAGATAAAAACTGTATTTGAAGAGTTTAATCAGGGCAAGTTTGAGATGCTTATATCAACATCGATTATAGAGTCTGGTCTTGATATAAAGAGTGTTGACACAATAATAATCGACGATGCAGATAGGTTTGGACTTTCAGATTTATATCAGCTAAGGGGTAGGGTAGGCAGATCAGATAGAACAGCATATGCCTATCTTCTGTATCGTGGAAAGATAACTCAGAATGCAGCCAAAAGGCTTCAGTATATGGAAGAGTTCTTTGAGCGTGGCTCGGGTTTTCATCTTGCGCTTAAGGACATGGAGTTGAGAGGATACGGTAATATTTTAGGTAAAGACCAGTCGGGAAAGATAAAATCCATAGGCTTTTCAACTTACATGTCTCTGATTGAAGAAGCCATATCTGAGATTAAAAATCAGCCGACAAAAAGGGATGTCGAGATAAAACATACATTCTCTGCATTTATACCCGATGAGTTTGCTTCTAACGACGATAAAGTCGATATATACAGAAGGGCTGCCGTTATAGATAGCCTGCAGAAGTTGGAAGAATTTGAAGATGAGCTTAAGGATAGGTTTGGTAGTTTGCCAGAAGAAGTTAAAAATCTCATCTATATTGTTTCACTGAAGATAAAAGCAAAGGATGTGTTTGTGAAAAAGCTTACACTCTCGCCAACAGGCGTTATAGTCGAGTTTTATGTAGATGCTGATATTGATACAGATGAGCTTGTAAAGGTTGTGGATGAGAAGAAGGGCAGATTCTTGAGTCAAACCAGTGTCTATTTTGGTCTGCTCGGTAAAAATCTAAAAACAATAAAAGAGTCTCTCTTTGAAATATTTGATAGAATAAAAAAAGCCACCGCCTTATAG